The Candidatus Manganitrophus noduliformans genome includes a window with the following:
- a CDS encoding ComF family protein: MPGIADRRSRFLRKLLDLIYPRACSHCDLPISDERSDLPYCPGCWETIRPLTGPQCPVCATPFPSSSALSHSPDHYCAECREDLPAFSRAFTPYPYEGILADAIQRFKYQKQTSLAAPLADLIMERLTPVQFDLVAAVPLHPARLRTREFNQSLLLAQRIACLTRVPLLIDALNRSRDTLPQVGLSRRERAQNVRRAFHLSDPAPIEGKRILLVDDVYTTGATLREGSKILLKGGAREVIVATVARMV, translated from the coding sequence ATGCCCGGCATCGCTGACCGTCGGTCCCGTTTTTTGAGGAAGCTCCTCGATTTAATTTATCCCCGCGCCTGCAGTCATTGCGATCTCCCGATTTCAGATGAAAGATCGGACCTCCCTTATTGCCCCGGCTGCTGGGAAACGATCCGGCCGTTGACAGGGCCCCAATGCCCCGTTTGCGCGACCCCATTCCCTTCGTCCTCGGCCCTTTCACACAGCCCCGACCACTATTGCGCGGAGTGCCGGGAAGATCTCCCGGCCTTCTCGCGCGCCTTTACCCCCTACCCCTATGAAGGAATCCTCGCCGATGCGATACAACGCTTCAAATACCAAAAGCAGACTTCCCTGGCCGCCCCATTGGCAGATCTGATCATGGAAAGGCTGACACCCGTTCAGTTTGATCTGGTGGCGGCCGTCCCGCTGCATCCGGCCCGACTTCGAACGCGGGAGTTCAACCAATCGCTCCTGCTGGCGCAGAGAATCGCCTGTCTCACCCGGGTTCCGCTCCTGATCGACGCGTTGAACCGCTCCCGGGACACCCTCCCCCAGGTCGGTCTTTCGCGGAGAGAGCGGGCGCAGAACGTCCGGCGGGCTTTTCATCTATCGGATCCGGCGCCGATCGAAGGAAAGCGCATCCTGCTGGTGGATGACGTCTACACCACCGGCGCCACCCTGCGGGAAGGGTCAAAGATCCTCCTGAAGGGCGGGGCGCGGGAGGTGATCGTCGCTACGGTGGCACGGATGGTATAG